The sequence below is a genomic window from Lolium perenne isolate Kyuss_39 chromosome 4, Kyuss_2.0, whole genome shotgun sequence.
GCATATGATTTATGCGCAGCAGTAGTGTGTTTCTATACATAATGAGTATTGCATTTGATCACAGGTATCTGGCCTCTTTTCATCTCCAAAAGTTTTTGTATCCAGATCTATTAAAACTTTTAACTTCCATTTGTTCTTCGTTAAACATttaatggagaagagttcagataCCCAACTAGATGCACATGCATATTTTTGATTGCGGAAGAACATGCATCTATCTTTACTGGGATGTACATATTTCACTTTTAGTCAGAAGATCCCTCTGATTTGTGCTGTAGGTATCCTACCCAATGGAATTACTGCTCGGCTTAGAATTGTTGCTCCTCGGATTCTAGGCTGATCTGGTAAAGCATAGAGAGAAGGATGCTAATATGCAAAATCTTGTGCAATATGTAGTGCCCTGAAGTATATGTCAACCGCAAGATATCGTGCCCTGAAGTATATGTCAGTATGATTTTGGTACCACGGCGATCGTTTGCAAGTCCAACTTAGTTATATGTTCAGGCTGCTCCTGAATTTCCTTGATGTAAGCATCTTTTGTCTATGTAAACATGTAAAGCATGTGTGGCGCTTAGTTCAGGTTTGATCCACCTTAACATTGGATTGTCTTTCATGTAAGATTGTCACCGTTTGGTATTTTGTTGGACACAAAACTGAATACGAGTGTATGTGTTGTTCAGTAACCTTTAGTATGTTTTGGGCAACCAATAGATTATTGAGAGTTTTGTGTCGAAGCGGATCAGATCAGAATTTGAACATGTACATTAATAGCCTTTTCCATGTCTAAAGCAAACATTAAATACGCCACATTGCATAAGTAAGTATTAGATAGGGATGAGATTGCTCCACACAGCACCGGTGAGgaggcgccccatggggcgccccAACCACTAGTGGTAAATAATTTACGTTGGCGCCGTGTCCGCTATGTCCTCCGATGGTCCGTCATGTCCCGCAGCGGACGTATGTAATCTGCATATGCCTGCAGCCTGCTCGTCCGCTAGGCGGCTTCCCTGTTCTCTGAAACCACACGATGAATCAGGAGTTCCCCAGCAAAAAAATGAAGCCGTACGACAGCCCAACCAGCATCCGTTGCACGACCATCGCCTGCTCACGGCGCTGAAGCTTGTTGTCGGTGAAGAAGCCATTGAGTTTGGTCCACACGGTGGCAGCGTCGTCACCTTCCTTGAAGACGGTGAGGAACAGATCGCGCGAGATGGTGGTGAAGAACCATCGGATGAGCGTAGCGTCGATCGAGGTCCACTCGGGGTCAGCCGCCATCATGCGCGAGTCAATGGAGCCATCAACGTGATCCAGCAGGTTCTCCTCGCGGAAGAGAAGGGTGAAGTAGGTTTTCCATGGGTGGTaggaggaggtggtggcgtcGAGGGTGACGGGGACGCGGTCGCGGATGTTGATGAGGCGGATGGTGGCGGGATCGGGGCCGGCGAAGGGGTTGGAGTAGGAGGAGGCCGACGACATGGCGTCGGGGGGCGGCGGCGCGAGGGGTAGGGCGCGCGGCGGcttggaggaggcggcggccagaGAGACCTGCGGCGACGGCGGCCGAAAGGC
It includes:
- the LOC139839156 gene encoding uncharacterized protein, whose protein sequence is MSSASSYSNPFAGPDPATIRLINIRDRVPVTLDATTSSYHPWKTYFTLLFREENLLDHVDGSIDSRMMAADPEWTSIDATLIRWFFTTISRDLFLTVFKEGDDAATVWTKLNGFFTDNKLQRREQAMVVQRMLVGLSYGFIFLLGNS